The Lucilia cuprina isolate Lc7/37 chromosome 5, ASM2204524v1, whole genome shotgun sequence genome includes a window with the following:
- the LOC111675097 gene encoding protein FAM76A: MSGKVLFACSKCFSRHPFEELSSGTQLCKNCRGSTSVVKCSYCRSEFQPNSKSQNICKKCEHNLSKYGKPSACECCKIVAAFGNSKCMRCASYEARYGPPVQCDECKLRSAFDRRDENKKVNGKLLCWLCTCAYKRAYLKAQQEGRIPSKKRPHEKSHRDSSTASAKKPSRSDISKTNSSNTNVAVSAVSAAGLDMPEKISRTGSSGSGNGSIGLGSIAAPAVVSIDPNSADHVVAMTTLKERIASLEKRLSQKDKELLEKDKLLTELKGKNFEKENEMRNKLRDIDRLNEMKVDNLNRKVASLLKEVAMLKKSNKKNNGGGSSAALAANREKEREKRERENVSPKEEITAASTATESSDKDDEKDDAKEDIKSEDSRDSRISTKEETKPSKVEDESKEIEAEEDEEKEKREEREKSVKSEKSDKSEKSVKSEKSVKSEKSDKSVKSEKSKNNKEEDVERSGTRSRSGSRSVSRSASRSKSRSRSQSRSRSRSRSHSQSRSRSGSRSRSGSRSPSRSRSNSPDSN; this comes from the exons ATGAGTGGAAAAGTATTATTTGCGTGCTCAAAGTGTTTCTCGAGGCATCCATTTGAGGAATTATCGTCGGGAACTCAACTTTGCAAG aaCTGTCGTGGTTCCACCTCCGTGGTTAAATGTTCTTATTGTCGTTCAGAATTTCAACCAAATTC aaaatctcagaatatttgcaaaaaatgtgAACATAATCTGAGTAAATACGGTAAACCCAGTGCCTGTGAGTGTTGCAAAATTGTTGCAGCTTTTGGTAACTCCAAGTGCATGAG ATGTGCAAGCTACGAGGCCAGATATGGACCACCAGTACAGTGTGACGAATGCAAACTAAGATCAGCCTTCGATCGACGTGATGAAAATAAAAAG gtTAATGGCAAATTGCTGTGTTGGCTTTGTACCTGTGCATATAAGCGGGCTTATCTAAAAGCCCAACAGGAGGGTCGAATACCATCCAAAAAAAGGCCTCATGAAAAATCACATCGCGATAGTTCTACTGCGTCGGCTAAAAAACCCTCCCGTAGTGATATTAGCAAAACAAATAGTAGCAATACAAATGTTGCTGTATCGGCTGTTAGTGCAGCTGGTCTCGATATGCCAGAAAAAATATCACGTACTGGTTCGTCAGGCAGTGGTAACGGTAGTATAGGTTTAGGATCAATTGCTGCACCAGCTGTAGTGAGTATTGATCCAAATTCCGCCGATCACGTTGTGGCTATGACAACTTTAAAGGAGCGTATTGCTAGTCTGGAAAAGCGTTTGTCGCAAAAAGACAAGGAGTTGTTAGAAAAAGATAAATTG ctTACCGAACTTAAGggtaaaaactttgaaaaagaaaatgagATGCGTAACAAATTAAGAGATATTGATagattaaatgaaatgaaagtggATAATTTAAACAGAAAAGTTGCATCTCTACTTAAGGAGGTGGCTATGCTaaagaaaagcaacaaaaagaaTAATGGAGGTGGATCTAGTGCAGCTTTAGCTGCAAATCGAGAAAAGGAAAGAGAAAAACGTGAACGTGAGAATGTTTCTCCCAAAGAAGAAATAACCGCTGCCAGCACAGCAACCGAATCATCGGATAAAGATGATGAAAAGGACGATGCTAAGGAAGACATTAAAAGCGAAGATTCGCGTGATTCACGTATCAGTACTAAAGAAGAGACCAAACCTTCGAAAGTGGAGGATGAATCTAAAGAAATTGAAGCTGAGGAAGATGAAGAGAAAGAAAAACGTGAGGAACGTGAGAAAAGTGTTAAGAGTGAAAAAAGCGACAAGAGTGAAAAGAGTGTTAAAAGTGAGAAAAGTGTTAAGAGTGAAAAAAGTGACAAGAGTGTTAAAAGCgagaaaagcaaaaacaataagGAAGAAGACGTTGAACGTTCGGGAACTCGTTCTCGTTCCGGTTCAAGATCAGTATCACGTTCAGCATCTAGATCTAAATCTCGTTCCCGTTCTCAATCTCGTTCTCGTTCACGCTCTCGTTCACATTCTCAATCACGATCTCGTTCAGGATCTCGTTCACGTTCTGGTTCACGTTCACCATCTCGTTCGCGCTCTAATTCACCCGATTCCAATTAA
- the LOC111675110 gene encoding adrenodoxin-like protein 1, mitochondrial produces MLCLFLRQARISGSIISKNIQKIPKRTPFRLLQTTTINRHGEYEWQDPKSADEIVRVTYVDKNGKRTEVKGKIGDNVLYLAHRYEIEMEGACEASLACTTCHVYVHDDYLDKLPEAEEKEDDLLDMAPFLKENSRLGCQIVLTKELDGIELTLPKATRNFYVDGHTPKPH; encoded by the exons atgctttgtttatttttgcggCAAGCTAGAATTTCTGGTAgtattatttctaaaaatatccAAAAGATTCCAAAAAGAACACCATTTCGACTGTTGCAAACAACGACGA TTAACAGACATGGAGAATATGAATGGCAAGATCCTAAGTCAGCAGATGAAAT tGTACGAGTTACCTATGTCGATAAAAATGGCAAACGAACTGAGGTAAAGGGTAAAATTGGtgataatgttttatatttggCTCATCGTTACGAAATTGAAATGGAGG GTGCTTGTGAAGCTTCTTTAGCATGTACCACATGCCATGTTTATGTACATGATGACTATCTAGACAAATTGCCGGAGGCCGAAGAAAAAGAAGATGATTTATTAGACATGGCAccgtttcttaaagaaaattctcgTTTAGGCTGTCAAATAGTACTAACGAAAGAACTGGACGGCATAGAATTAACATTACCAAAGGCTACTCGTAATTTTTATGTAGATGGTCATACACCTAAACCTCATTGA
- the LOC111675099 gene encoding kinesin-like protein KIF18A isoform X1, whose product MTTEQKNIKVVVRVRPYNRRELEQNQRTIIKVMDQTTLLFDPDEDEDEFFFQGVKQNHRDITKKVNKKLSMEYDRVYDTDTTNMQIFEECTAPLVDSVLNGYNCSVFVYGATGAGKTFTMLGSATSPGLTFLTMRDLFDKIEAQSDVRKFDVGVSYLEVYNEQVMNLLTKTGPLKLREDSNGVVVSGLALKPIYSAEELLELLALGNSNRTQHPTDANAESSRSHAVFQVHIRITDRKSGTKRMVKLSMIDLAGSERAASTKGIGIRFKEGASINKSLLALGNCINKLADGLKHIPYRDSNLTRILKDSLGGNCQTLMVANVSMSSLTYEDTYNTLKYASRAKKIRTTLRQNALKTNMPKEFYVKKVNELMDENERLKQTNSALEAKANKATTFDESELKPWYSRIDQIYASIIKTQEQYISIKSRVKNLTFRIKLKTDMENSRKIIYGDCESEENCTSYTSSVCHLSSKIDKLKSEIECWRQKLRSVYKNLDYIKTEIKSSKYASFLQIYLKYKNSEVQNSKISLINKHITAIDLELCAKATWLETSFKLASHIIKNGNLNTQQMCHYELLKRHLSNTNFSNDVDNDIEGENSIDSSTQPASSNEDVDNQHMRSCRKRLRLDEYDLDDTDDIHGSSADDAVDDDDVDMDDMHTTFKMPAKRPRNPNETHVLSEMDTNGDDTFYMGPSKTSTLTVGTKFNAKIGKDLTLVKTNIVSNMLSDKMVKATCNTEQLKNVLLKSKKFSHATLRTVAGGLQKENKKFSPNRIRKSPRTVISKAASMQINQRQISRIANDAAAPVVRLNRAASFRTKK is encoded by the exons atgacaacagaacaaaaaaatattaaagttgttGTGCGAGTTAGGCCATATAATCGACGAGAATTGGAGCAAAATCAAAGAACTATTATAAAAGTAATGGATCAAACAACGCTTTTGTTTGATCCTGATGAGGACGAAGATGAATTTTTCTTTCAAGGAGTTAAACAAAATCATCGAgatataactaaaaaagtaaataaaaaattatcaatggAGTATGACCGTGTTTACGATACTGACACTacaaatatgcaaatatttgaaGAATGTACAGCACCGCTGGTTGACTCTGTTTTAAATGG ttacaATTGCTCTGTATTTGTTTATGGTGCGACAGGAGCTGGAAAAACATTTACTATGCTGGGTAGTGCTACAAGTCCTGGTCTGACATTCCTCACAATGAGAGACCTCTTTGATAAAATAGAAGCACAAAGTGATGTACGCAAATTCGATGTTGGAGTCAGTTATTTGGAAGTGTATAATGAACAAGTTATGAATCTTTTGACTAAAACGGGACCGTTAAAATTGCGCGAAGATTCGAATGGTGTTGTGGTTAGTGGTTTAGCTCTAAAGCCAATATATAGTGCTGAAGAACTGTTGGAACTTTTGGCCTTGGGAAATTCGAATCGAACGCAACATCCCACTGATGCTAATGCTGAAAGTTCACGTTCACATGCTGTATTTCAAGTACATATACGTATAACAGATCGTAAATCCGGTACAAAACGTATGGTGAAATTATCCATGATAGATTTAGCTGGAAGTGAACGAGCAGCAAGTACAAAGGGTATAGGTATACGTTTTAAGGAAGGAGCTAGCATTAACAAAAGTCTATTAGCACTtggaaattgtataaataaattagctGACGGTTTGAAACATATTCCCTATAGAGATTCAAATTTAACGCGTATTTTGAAAGACTCTTTGGGGGGCAATTGTCAAACATTAATGGTGGCAAATGTGTCTATGAGTTCACTGACATATGAAGACACCTACAACACATTAAAG tatgCCAGTCGAGCGAAAAAGATACGTACTACTTTGCGACAGAATGCTTTAAAGACAAATATGCCAAAGGAATTCTATGTTAAGAAGGTTAACGAACTAATGGACGAAAATGAACGTCTCAAACAGACAAATTCAGCTTTAGAGGCTAAGGCAAATAAGGCAACTACATTTGACGAATCAGAACTTAAACCCTGGTACAGTCGTATTGATCAGATTTATGCTTCGATTATTAAAACACAAGAACAATATATTAGCATAAAGAGTCGAGTCAAAAATCTAACATTTCGTATAAAACTAAAGACAGACATGGAAAATTCACGAAAAATAATATATGGAGATTGCGAATCTGAAGAG AATTGCACCAGCTATACATCATCCGTATGTCATTTAAGCAGTAAAATTGATAAACTAAAGTCGGAAATTGAGTGCTGGCGCCAAAAACTCAGAAGTGTTTATAAGAATTTAGActatataaaaacagaaataaaatctTCTAAATACGCATCTTTTCtacagatttatttaaaatataaaaattctgaagttcaaaattccaaaatatctttaattaataaacacATTACTGCAATAGATTTGGAATTATGTGCAAAAGCAACATGGTTAGAAACATCTTTCAAATTAGCAAGTCATATTATAAAGAATGGTAATCTTAATACACAACAAATGTGTCACTATGAACTATTGAAACGGCATCTGAGCAATACTAATTTTAGCAATGATGTTGATAACGATATCGAAGGAGAAAATTCTATAGATTCTAGTACACAGCCAGCATCAAGTAACGAAGATGTAGATAATCAACATATGAGATCATGCAGAAAACGTTTGCGTTTAGACGAGTATGATTTAGATGATACAGATGATATACATGGTTCTAGTGCGGATGATGccgttgatgatgatgacgttgaCATGGACGATATGCATACCACATTTAAAATGCCTGCAAAGAGGCCCCGTAATCCTAACGAAACACATGTTTTAAGCGAAATGGATACTAATGGTGACGATACATTTTATATGGGTCCTTCTAAGACATCAACTTTAACAGTGGGTACAAAATTTAACGCTAAGATTGGCAAAGATTTAACTTTGGTCAAAACAAATATAGTTTCAAATATGTTATCGGATAAAATGGTGAAAGCAACATGCAATACGGAACAATTAAAGAATG ttcttttgaAATCGAAGAAATTTTCACATGCTACTCTTAGGACAGTAGCTGGTGgtttgcaaaaagaaaacaaaaaatttagtcCGAATCGTATAAGAAAGAGTCCTCGTACTGTCATAAGTAAAG CAGCATCCATGCAAATAAATCAACGTCAAATATCACGCATAGCAAACGATGCTGCTGCTCCAGTTGTCAGATTAAATAGGGCAGCTTcgtttagaacaaaaaaatag
- the LOC111675099 gene encoding kinesin-like protein KIF18A isoform X2, with protein sequence MTTEQKNIKVVVRVRPYNRRELEQNQRTIIKVMDQTTLLFDPDEDEDEFFFQGVKQNHRDITKKVNKKLSMEYDRVYDTDTTNMQIFEECTAPLVDSVLNGYNCSVFVYGATGAGKTFTMLGSATSPGLTFLTMRDLFDKIEAQSDVRKFDVGVSYLEVYNEQVMNLLTKTGPLKLREDSNGVVVSGLALKPIYSAEELLELLALGNSNRTQHPTDANAESSRSHAVFQVHIRITDRKSGTKRMVKLSMIDLAGSERAASTKGIGIRFKEGASINKSLLALGNCINKLADGLKHIPYRDSNLTRILKDSLGGNCQTLMVANVSMSSLTYEDTYNTLKYASRAKKIRTTLRQNALKTNMPKEFYVKKVNELMDENERLKQTNSALEAKANKATTFDESELKPWYSRIDQIYASIIKTQEQYISIKSRVKNLTFRIKLKTDMENSRKIIYGDCESEENCTSYTSSVCHLSSKIDKLKSEIECWRQKLRSVYKNLDYIKTEIKSSKYASFLQIYLKYKNSEVQNSKISLINKHITAIDLELCAKATWLETSFKLASHIIKNGNLNTQQMCHYELLKRHLSNTNFSNDVDNDIEGENSIDSSTQPASSNEDVDNQHMRSCRKRLRLDEYDLDDTDDIHGSSADDAVDDDDVDMDDMHTTFKMPAKRPRNPNETHVLSEMDTNGDDTFYMGPSKTSTLTVGTKFNAKIGKDLTLVKTNIVSNMLSDKMVKATCNTEQLKNVLLKSKKFSHATLRTVAGGLQKENKKFSPNRIRKSPRTVISKASMQINQRQISRIANDAAAPVVRLNRAASFRTKK encoded by the exons atgacaacagaacaaaaaaatattaaagttgttGTGCGAGTTAGGCCATATAATCGACGAGAATTGGAGCAAAATCAAAGAACTATTATAAAAGTAATGGATCAAACAACGCTTTTGTTTGATCCTGATGAGGACGAAGATGAATTTTTCTTTCAAGGAGTTAAACAAAATCATCGAgatataactaaaaaagtaaataaaaaattatcaatggAGTATGACCGTGTTTACGATACTGACACTacaaatatgcaaatatttgaaGAATGTACAGCACCGCTGGTTGACTCTGTTTTAAATGG ttacaATTGCTCTGTATTTGTTTATGGTGCGACAGGAGCTGGAAAAACATTTACTATGCTGGGTAGTGCTACAAGTCCTGGTCTGACATTCCTCACAATGAGAGACCTCTTTGATAAAATAGAAGCACAAAGTGATGTACGCAAATTCGATGTTGGAGTCAGTTATTTGGAAGTGTATAATGAACAAGTTATGAATCTTTTGACTAAAACGGGACCGTTAAAATTGCGCGAAGATTCGAATGGTGTTGTGGTTAGTGGTTTAGCTCTAAAGCCAATATATAGTGCTGAAGAACTGTTGGAACTTTTGGCCTTGGGAAATTCGAATCGAACGCAACATCCCACTGATGCTAATGCTGAAAGTTCACGTTCACATGCTGTATTTCAAGTACATATACGTATAACAGATCGTAAATCCGGTACAAAACGTATGGTGAAATTATCCATGATAGATTTAGCTGGAAGTGAACGAGCAGCAAGTACAAAGGGTATAGGTATACGTTTTAAGGAAGGAGCTAGCATTAACAAAAGTCTATTAGCACTtggaaattgtataaataaattagctGACGGTTTGAAACATATTCCCTATAGAGATTCAAATTTAACGCGTATTTTGAAAGACTCTTTGGGGGGCAATTGTCAAACATTAATGGTGGCAAATGTGTCTATGAGTTCACTGACATATGAAGACACCTACAACACATTAAAG tatgCCAGTCGAGCGAAAAAGATACGTACTACTTTGCGACAGAATGCTTTAAAGACAAATATGCCAAAGGAATTCTATGTTAAGAAGGTTAACGAACTAATGGACGAAAATGAACGTCTCAAACAGACAAATTCAGCTTTAGAGGCTAAGGCAAATAAGGCAACTACATTTGACGAATCAGAACTTAAACCCTGGTACAGTCGTATTGATCAGATTTATGCTTCGATTATTAAAACACAAGAACAATATATTAGCATAAAGAGTCGAGTCAAAAATCTAACATTTCGTATAAAACTAAAGACAGACATGGAAAATTCACGAAAAATAATATATGGAGATTGCGAATCTGAAGAG AATTGCACCAGCTATACATCATCCGTATGTCATTTAAGCAGTAAAATTGATAAACTAAAGTCGGAAATTGAGTGCTGGCGCCAAAAACTCAGAAGTGTTTATAAGAATTTAGActatataaaaacagaaataaaatctTCTAAATACGCATCTTTTCtacagatttatttaaaatataaaaattctgaagttcaaaattccaaaatatctttaattaataaacacATTACTGCAATAGATTTGGAATTATGTGCAAAAGCAACATGGTTAGAAACATCTTTCAAATTAGCAAGTCATATTATAAAGAATGGTAATCTTAATACACAACAAATGTGTCACTATGAACTATTGAAACGGCATCTGAGCAATACTAATTTTAGCAATGATGTTGATAACGATATCGAAGGAGAAAATTCTATAGATTCTAGTACACAGCCAGCATCAAGTAACGAAGATGTAGATAATCAACATATGAGATCATGCAGAAAACGTTTGCGTTTAGACGAGTATGATTTAGATGATACAGATGATATACATGGTTCTAGTGCGGATGATGccgttgatgatgatgacgttgaCATGGACGATATGCATACCACATTTAAAATGCCTGCAAAGAGGCCCCGTAATCCTAACGAAACACATGTTTTAAGCGAAATGGATACTAATGGTGACGATACATTTTATATGGGTCCTTCTAAGACATCAACTTTAACAGTGGGTACAAAATTTAACGCTAAGATTGGCAAAGATTTAACTTTGGTCAAAACAAATATAGTTTCAAATATGTTATCGGATAAAATGGTGAAAGCAACATGCAATACGGAACAATTAAAGAATG ttcttttgaAATCGAAGAAATTTTCACATGCTACTCTTAGGACAGTAGCTGGTGgtttgcaaaaagaaaacaaaaaatttagtcCGAATCGTATAAGAAAGAGTCCTCGTACTGTCATAAGTAAAG CATCCATGCAAATAAATCAACGTCAAATATCACGCATAGCAAACGATGCTGCTGCTCCAGTTGTCAGATTAAATAGGGCAGCTTcgtttagaacaaaaaaatag